A single window of Microbispora hainanensis DNA harbors:
- a CDS encoding DUF2127 domain-containing protein — MDWSLRACGRHGHVTYAPDEEALRSRLRADTALGEAWRCLRCGDFTLGPPRGAGPARDAPVVLRGRALRDAAVLRLIAVFRWAKALLVIAGAYGVWRFRAHHDAVRRAFDQDLPLVQPLARKLGWNLDHSGVVHTLRTALGARTTTLTWICLALLVLAALLLTEGIGLWLLKRWGEYFSVVVTSAFIPVEIYEIAEKASPFRIVILLINIAAVLYIALSKRLFGLRGGRAAYETERHETSLLEVEQAGLALAGRDRRRTRPTGHP; from the coding sequence GTGGACTGGAGCCTGCGTGCCTGCGGACGGCACGGGCACGTCACCTACGCGCCGGACGAGGAGGCGCTGCGAAGCCGCCTGCGCGCCGACACCGCGCTGGGCGAGGCGTGGCGCTGCCTGCGCTGCGGCGACTTCACCCTGGGCCCGCCGCGCGGGGCCGGACCGGCCCGCGACGCGCCCGTCGTGCTGCGCGGCCGGGCGCTGCGGGACGCCGCCGTGCTACGGCTGATCGCCGTCTTCCGCTGGGCCAAGGCGCTGCTCGTGATCGCGGGAGCCTACGGCGTGTGGCGGTTCCGGGCCCACCACGACGCCGTACGGCGGGCGTTCGACCAGGACCTCCCGCTGGTCCAGCCGCTGGCCCGCAAACTCGGGTGGAACCTCGACCACTCGGGCGTGGTGCACACGCTGCGGACCGCGCTGGGCGCGCGGACCACGACCCTCACCTGGATCTGCCTCGCCCTGCTCGTCCTCGCGGCCCTGCTGCTGACCGAGGGCATCGGGCTGTGGCTGCTGAAGCGATGGGGCGAGTACTTCTCGGTGGTCGTCACCTCGGCGTTCATCCCGGTGGAGATCTACGAGATCGCCGAGAAGGCGAGCCCGTTCCGGATCGTGATCCTCCTGATCAACATCGCGGCCGTGCTGTACATCGCGCTGAGCAAGCGCCTGTTCGGGCTACGCGGCGGGCGGGCGGCGTACGAGACCGAGCGGCACGAGACCAGCCTGCTGGAGGTCGAGCAGGCGGGCCTGGCCCTGGCCGGGCGCGACCGCAGGCGCACCCGCCCCACCGGCCATCCCTGA
- a CDS encoding polysaccharide deacetylase family protein → MTAIVNVVVVVIGLAVLVLLPRSTGEERPQARPAQPRSPSPKPSAAPPKATAASARKVKANEAGLVPVIMYHRILPKRLASIDRTPAQLRKELERLAKDGYVPITAAELVARKIDIPAGAHPVVLTFDDGHPSHFALDKNGMPKNDTVVGIIFEVAAKFPTFRPAATFYVNHDPFGLRDREQQKQAVKWLLDHGFEVANHTYSHPDLRRLSNKKVAEQIVRQQRLLKKIGVPASTTFALPYGSMPRKRSKAHDGTWDGTRYRFDAVFLAGAEPTVSPYAKSFPRYAIPRIQSNGKHGECRRWCTTYWLDWLDKHPGERYTSDGDPARVSVPRKLRATLSPSRAKSVITY, encoded by the coding sequence ATGACGGCGATCGTGAATGTCGTCGTCGTCGTGATCGGTCTTGCCGTGCTCGTGCTGTTACCCCGGTCCACGGGCGAGGAACGGCCGCAGGCGCGGCCGGCGCAGCCGAGGTCGCCGTCGCCCAAGCCCAGTGCGGCACCGCCGAAGGCGACCGCCGCGTCGGCCAGGAAGGTCAAGGCGAACGAGGCCGGCCTGGTGCCGGTGATCATGTATCACCGCATCCTGCCCAAGCGGCTGGCGTCCATCGACCGGACTCCCGCCCAGCTCCGCAAGGAGCTGGAGCGCCTGGCCAAGGACGGCTACGTGCCGATCACCGCGGCCGAGCTGGTGGCAAGGAAGATCGACATCCCGGCCGGGGCCCATCCCGTCGTCCTGACCTTCGACGACGGTCATCCCAGCCACTTCGCCCTGGACAAGAACGGCATGCCGAAGAACGACACGGTCGTCGGCATCATCTTCGAGGTCGCGGCGAAGTTTCCGACCTTCCGGCCTGCCGCCACCTTCTACGTCAACCACGACCCCTTCGGCCTGCGGGACCGCGAGCAGCAGAAACAGGCGGTGAAGTGGCTGCTCGACCACGGCTTCGAGGTGGCCAACCACACCTACTCCCATCCCGATCTCCGCAGGCTTTCGAACAAGAAGGTCGCCGAGCAGATCGTGCGGCAGCAGCGGCTGCTGAAGAAGATCGGCGTGCCGGCCTCGACGACCTTCGCGCTGCCGTACGGGTCGATGCCGAGGAAACGGAGCAAGGCGCACGACGGCACCTGGGACGGCACCCGCTACCGCTTCGACGCCGTCTTCCTCGCCGGGGCGGAGCCCACGGTTTCGCCCTACGCGAAAAGTTTCCCGCGCTACGCGATCCCGAGGATCCAGTCCAACGGAAAACACGGCGAATGCCGGCGCTGGTGCACGACCTACTGGCTGGATTGGCTCGACAAACACCCAGGAGAGCGTTATACGTCGGATGGGGATCCGGCCCGAGTCTCGGTGCCGCGTAAACTCCGGGCAACGCTCTCGCCGTCCCGCGCGAA
- the polA gene encoding DNA polymerase I — translation MPKSEATPTRPCLLLLDGHSLAYRAFYALKDANLMTTDGQHTEAVYGFTSMLANILRDEQPSHVAVCFDRSEPTFRHEAYDGYKANRAETPEDFRGQMQLIFELLDALRIPRLSVAGFEADDLIATLATRASAESMNVLIVTGDRDALQLVNDNITVLMTRRGISDMTRFTPEAVKEKYGLTPAQYPDFAALRGDPSDNLPSIPSVGEKTATKWIVEYGSLDELVRRADEVKGKVGEKLREHLGQVIHNRMLTELRRDAPVDVEPSALTMGLWDREEVNKLLDAVQIRGELRERLFKTLGTTEPEAGEGFELEVTVLEPGQVAGWLAALPEDRAGLAFQGTYGSGTGRIDGLAIASPGGAAYLDPTRLTEEDEAALHAWLADEKRPKAVHDAKGPLLGLWAHGHDLRGLTCDTALAAYLAMPGQRSFPLDDLVLRYLHRELRAESAPGGQTSLFEDADEGAARDLALRAQAVRDLADALEAHLSQRGGTRLVTEVELPLVRVLAQMERAGIAADRQYFAALEAEFGAAVKQAVEAAHQVVGEQFNLGSPKQLQEILFGKLGLPKTKKIKTGYTTDADALAWLAQQTDNELPVILLRHRDQTKLRTTVEGLIKEIADDGRIHTTFNQIVAATGRLSSEKPNLQNIPIRTVEGRRIRKGFVVGEGYETLLTADYSQIELRIMAHLSGDESLIAAFESGHDFHQATASRVFDLPPEQVDAELRARIKAMNYGLAYGLSDFGLSGQLNIPVAEARALKEEYFEEFGGVRDYLESIVAQARKDGYTETILGRRRYLPDLTSDNRQRREMAERMALNAPIQGSAADIIKVAMLNVQKAIEGMRSRMLLQVHDELVFEVAPGELEELTEVVRTQMGRAYDLSVPLEVSVGVGTTWEDAGH, via the coding sequence GTGCCGAAGAGTGAAGCGACCCCCACCCGTCCGTGTCTGCTGCTCCTGGACGGGCATTCCCTTGCTTATCGCGCGTTCTACGCGTTGAAGGACGCGAACCTCATGACCACCGATGGTCAGCACACCGAGGCGGTGTACGGCTTCACGTCGATGCTGGCCAACATCCTGCGTGACGAGCAGCCGAGTCACGTCGCGGTGTGCTTCGACCGGAGCGAGCCGACCTTCAGGCACGAGGCGTACGACGGCTACAAGGCCAACAGGGCGGAGACTCCCGAGGACTTCCGCGGCCAGATGCAGCTCATCTTCGAGCTGCTCGACGCGCTGCGCATCCCGCGCCTGTCCGTGGCCGGCTTCGAGGCGGACGACCTGATCGCGACGCTGGCGACCCGGGCCTCGGCCGAAAGCATGAACGTGCTCATCGTGACCGGCGACCGCGACGCGCTCCAGCTCGTGAACGACAACATCACGGTGCTCATGACCCGGCGGGGCATCAGCGACATGACCCGCTTCACCCCCGAGGCCGTCAAGGAGAAGTACGGCCTCACCCCGGCGCAGTATCCGGACTTCGCGGCCCTGCGCGGCGACCCGAGCGACAACCTGCCGAGCATCCCGAGCGTGGGGGAGAAGACCGCCACCAAGTGGATCGTGGAGTACGGCTCGCTCGACGAGCTGGTCCGGCGGGCCGACGAGGTGAAGGGCAAGGTCGGCGAGAAGCTCCGCGAGCACCTCGGCCAGGTGATCCACAACCGGATGCTGACCGAGCTGCGGCGCGACGCCCCGGTCGACGTGGAGCCGTCCGCGCTCACCATGGGCCTGTGGGACCGCGAGGAGGTCAACAAGCTCCTCGACGCGGTGCAGATCCGCGGAGAGCTGCGCGAGCGCCTGTTCAAGACCCTCGGCACCACCGAGCCGGAGGCGGGCGAGGGCTTCGAGCTCGAAGTGACCGTACTCGAACCCGGCCAGGTGGCCGGCTGGCTGGCCGCCCTCCCCGAGGACCGCGCCGGGCTGGCCTTCCAGGGCACGTACGGCAGCGGCACCGGGCGGATCGACGGCCTGGCGATCGCCTCGCCAGGCGGCGCCGCCTACCTCGACCCCACGCGCCTCACCGAGGAGGACGAGGCGGCGCTGCACGCCTGGCTGGCCGACGAGAAGCGGCCGAAGGCCGTGCACGACGCCAAGGGGCCGCTGCTCGGGCTGTGGGCCCACGGGCACGACCTGCGCGGGCTCACCTGCGACACGGCGCTCGCCGCATACCTGGCGATGCCGGGGCAGCGGTCGTTCCCGCTCGACGACCTGGTCCTGCGCTATCTCCACCGCGAGCTTCGGGCGGAGTCCGCGCCCGGCGGGCAGACCTCCCTGTTCGAGGACGCCGACGAGGGCGCGGCCCGCGACCTCGCGCTGCGCGCCCAGGCCGTGCGCGACCTGGCCGACGCGCTGGAGGCCCACCTGTCCCAGCGCGGCGGCACCCGGCTGGTGACCGAGGTCGAGCTCCCGCTGGTGCGGGTGCTGGCCCAGATGGAGCGGGCAGGCATCGCCGCCGACCGGCAATACTTCGCGGCGCTGGAGGCCGAGTTCGGCGCGGCCGTCAAGCAGGCGGTCGAGGCCGCCCACCAGGTGGTGGGCGAGCAGTTCAACCTCGGCTCGCCCAAGCAGCTGCAGGAGATTTTGTTCGGCAAGCTCGGCCTGCCCAAGACCAAGAAGATCAAGACGGGCTACACGACCGACGCCGACGCGCTCGCCTGGCTGGCCCAGCAGACCGACAACGAGCTGCCGGTGATCCTGCTGCGCCACCGCGACCAGACCAAGCTGCGCACCACGGTCGAGGGCCTGATCAAGGAGATCGCCGACGACGGGCGGATCCACACCACCTTCAACCAGATCGTGGCGGCCACCGGGCGGCTGTCGAGCGAGAAGCCCAACCTGCAGAACATCCCGATCCGCACGGTCGAGGGCCGTCGCATCCGCAAGGGCTTCGTGGTCGGGGAGGGCTACGAGACGCTGCTGACGGCCGACTACAGCCAGATCGAGCTGCGGATCATGGCCCACCTGTCCGGGGACGAGTCGCTGATCGCGGCCTTCGAGTCGGGCCACGACTTCCACCAGGCCACCGCGTCCCGCGTCTTCGACCTGCCCCCGGAGCAGGTCGACGCCGAGCTGCGCGCCCGGATCAAGGCCATGAACTACGGCCTGGCCTACGGCCTGTCCGACTTCGGGCTGTCGGGGCAGCTCAACATCCCCGTCGCGGAGGCCAGGGCGCTCAAGGAGGAATACTTCGAGGAGTTCGGCGGCGTCCGCGACTACCTGGAGTCGATCGTCGCCCAGGCCCGCAAGGACGGCTACACCGAGACCATCCTCGGCCGCCGCCGCTACCTGCCCGACCTGACCAGCGACAACCGGCAGCGCCGGGAGATGGCCGAGCGGATGGCGCTCAACGCGCCCATCCAGGGCTCGGCCGCCGACATCATCAAGGTCGCCATGCTCAACGTGCAGAAGGCGATCGAGGGCATGCGCTCCCGCATGCTGCTCCAGGTCCACGACGAGCTCGTGTTCGAGGTCGCGCCGGGCGAGCTGGAGGAGCTGACCGAGGTCGTGCGCACGCAGATGGGCCGGGCCTACGACCTGAGCGTGCCGCTGGAGGTCAGCGTGGGCGTCGGCACCACCTGGGAGGACGCCGGCCACTGA